In Vicia villosa cultivar HV-30 ecotype Madison, WI unplaced genomic scaffold, Vvil1.0 ctg.000587F_1_1, whole genome shotgun sequence, the genomic window TATAAAGGCGAGTTTTACTTGATCCTTAgaaaaatttaatcttatattatTAAGATGAGAATAGATAGCTAACAATTGTCCAAACCAAAGAAAATAATAGTTAAATTTTATGTAAGATAAACTTTTTTTCAATGAAGATTGGATAAAATGAATCTAttatcaatttaaaaatattaaataaaattgattataataaattttagtgtatatatatatatatatatatatatatatatatatatatatatatatatatatatatatatatatatatatatatatactattagaatattttaaaattcGCCTTAGGCCTCGTTAGGTGTTGGGTCGGCCCTGTGAAATAATTGCATTTTATACCACAATTGTCTAAAATAAACTGTGGCGATATATccattttgtcaaaaaaaaatggaaaattatTGGTGCTGGAATTTAAACATTTTCACTCAGGTACATTTTACTATGGTTGTTCACTAGAACATTGTCACTATTATTCAAGTTTTAATTTAAAACCTCACCATTTGTATGCGTATTATCACAATCTACCGATAAaaagtaaatttatttttatattttacataacatgtgctaaaaaataataataaaattaatttttaattcacTTGTAATGAATTATAAAgtgattttaatatttaataattacctatatatttaaaataataaaattagttaaaaaaatatcACCCAAAATTTtatgataaattattttaaagtaataattcaataaaatgatatatttaaaattaatttttataaataattaggttaactaattttttatttaaattttaaaatctattatatgattaaaaataataacaaaaaataacttttttataaaagcattattttattttttttcaatgaacagacacataatataacatactaaaattaataataagaaataataaaatcatttataatcaaaatatattaaagatTAAAAAGATTATACAAAAAGAAGAATTATTATTATGAACATcacttaataaatattattaaaaaaacactaattaacattaaaattaaatattttcaatcTTTAAATAGTCTCaataaaatgtaaataaataaatattacataaagagatttatatatatatatatatatatatatatatatatatatatatatatatatatatatatatatatatatatatatatatatatatatatatatatatatatatatatatatatatatatatatatatatatatattatagaagAACCAAAACTTTAGTTCAGTtaattaaatatgaaaaatataagTCATAGTATTtggcatgtttatatatatgacACAAGTATTAcaagtaaaataataaaacatatgtTATACATTTATATATCATCTGAACTCTGAGTTATATAAAGTCTCATTTTTCATTTAATGTGTTTATTTAAGTAGGTTGATAgagaattaatttaattttagttgaCTCAGaccaaaattaaatttataaataaagtaaaaaaattcaaaaataaaaaataaaaataaaaataaaaataaaatctaaatttaaCTACTAATAACTACTAATTTTGATCAAATATTTGTGTAGAAAAATTTACCCCTACAACCAACTatactaatttaaatttaaattcacaTGATTAAATAAAATTCTAGAACCAactactaattttaattttagttggACATCTTTTCCATACCAATTGACGCTTAACAACATAAGTCTTttccaaatttaaatttaaaaatattatgattattgaaactaaaatattatttgtttaaataaagtatataataattaatatatttagctTCTAAAAATAGATAACATAGACattatcaaataaaaacaatatatatatatatatatatatatatatatatatatatatatatatatatatatatatatatatatatatatatatatatatatatatatatatatatatatatatatatatatatatatatatatatatatttatatatatatatatataggagggatcaaattacacccgaagagttacaccacgagttacactcgttcaataactacatctcgaattaatattttttaaattcaaccgttggattgaaacataatatcatatagatcatacctataaagtttgagcttaatctataatgatttactatatcatcaagatatctaaagattaacgtcaaaatgagctttcatataacgttaattttgatgtaattcaatgacatagtaaatcattatagattaagctcaaactttataggtatgatctatatgatattatgtttcaatccaacggttgaatttaaaaaatattaattcgagatgtagttattgaacgagtgtaactcgtggtgtaactcttcaggtgtaatttgatccctcctcatatatatatatatatatatatatatatatatatatatatatatatatatatatatatatatatatatatatatatatatatatatatatatatatatatatatatatatattgaatatttttaattaaataattgaattaaCTGTTTGATAAACTTCACTGAAAAGTAAATTATTTAGAATGAATTTGAGCTTAAAGTCtgatgaaataattttttttattaaactttcCAACCGAAGGGTATAAACAATAAGCATGCAAATACAATTCAAACTCTAACCATAATTGGATAGAGATGGCATGTGTCTTAATCTCAATGACTGAATATCTCACTTGCCATGTTGAAACGTTAAGTATATATCACTCACATAATTACAACCACAAATACAGATGAAGTGTTATTTTCAGttcaaaattttgatttaaaacaaCTTAAAACATATCCAAGAAATTAATGCTTTTACTTAACTTTGCCTATATAGGTGTATGACTATTTATAATTCTTTaacatattttgtttttaaatgctCATGTCATGTGTTTGATACTTCAACTTCTACGTGTCtatttctattattaatttagtGTCTTCTCTACTAACTACTTTACAAAACTCAAATTTTCAACGTATGTTATGTGCAAatgatttcaataaaaaaataataattttttagaatttttattgcACACACAACCTTGTGGATCTATCAATCAATGTTACATTGAGGTGTATCTAGAAtgtttattttcaatttaattacgTATTCATAACAAGACTTTTTGACTTTAGTGTTTTCATTTTCACCAccatatgagttttatttatcTTTTCAACTGTTGTTCATTTTATACCATGGCTTTCTATTTTTTGAAAGCCTCAACAACTTTGTTGGCAATTGGCAGCAGGGAGAGAAAGAAGCATTAAAcgaaatgatttgaattttatttaatcaaaaatcaaattgaaCAATTGAGAAACCTATTGTTTAAAGATCTATGGTACAAAAATGGGCCTAAAAACCCTAACCAACTAAATGACTAATTAAATGGGCCTAaaataactaaatgggcctaacaTCAAATTAAGAGAATCTCTTATCCCACTCTTTGGAATATTTAGGCACCACATGCATTTTTAAAAATACTTCTCTATTTTTGTAGATGTATTTTTGGACgcacttttttttaatttacattgGTTTGTTCCGTAGATACACCTACAGAAATTTTCCTGTCATGTATCTATAGACACATTTGATCTTAAAATTGCGCCAGACTCTTCTTCTCCTACCTCATTCACAAAACTTTTCATTTTCAAAAAACTTTCCCAAACTCTTTCCACCTCAAAAAATCTTCCTTCTACCAAAGTTGTTATTTTTCTCTCGAGTTCGACAAGGAATATCAACATCAACAATCAACACTCTCCAACTTGTTTGTAGttcaatttaatcggtaagtttttcaaatttttgagttattttcgagtatttcccgtaatagagttagaatacacttttaggtgtagaaatcattAGATAGTGTTAGAAACATATTTTAGAGACAGTGTAGGTATTGTTTGTTGTGTAAAATGGACGATCAAGGGCTCAAAATTTGGATTTGCAAGGTTCTGAACTGTAATAGACGACATTTCTGCGTTTGAGAACATtatgtaggtgcatctacgaaacaatTAAACGTTGGGGCAGTTCTGTTGATGCAGCTTCGGAACAAACCCATTTGTTATTAACGATGGGTGCTTCTGTAGCTGTATCTAAGAAAGCTTTCCACATTTGCATCTACGgagttaaatttgtttttttttttcattttgtttttataaCTTAACTAGTAAGACacccgtgctcccgcacgggtaatttaattatgatattgtgtaaataactaaaaaaaaaattagtaatttaaaatgttcaaataataatcatgaaataaaaaaaaataacaatataaTATATGTTAATGTGATAACACACGTGAGTCTTAATGTCATAACACTTAGATAgtatacaaatgtaaaattttagatataatgcaaaatttgaaaagatttatttttttttaaaatgaacaataatcatgtagatttaattatattaaatgatCATACACAAAGaacaaaaaatataattgtgaaatggagaaataattaatatttaaaaataaatatttggtctctaaagttaaaataataattaattaaactaaaataaatattgtcttgttagtgacccgtgagataaatacatttttaatgttattaaaattttaaaaaaaaaacacattatactatcatacaattgatatggtataaaattatttaaatacaaataaatttgaaatgaattacttaattattaaataattatacaaagaaaaaaattgaccATGAAacgaaaaaagaataaaaagattttttttttttttggtaatcaGGAGTGCCGAAgcccaaaaacaaaaacaactacaAAGCTAAAGCTCTAGAAGCAATTTGACCCATGGAATCTTTATGGAGGAGAATCCTAATATGCTCCGGGGCATCTTCAAAAAAACGATAACCATTCTTTAACTCTCTCGCAGATCTGGCAAGATTATCTGCAACATTGTTAGCTTCCCGATACGTATGTTTTATAATGACCATGTCATGTTTGGCCACTAACAACCGAATTTGTCGAATTAAAGCCAAGCTAGAAAAGTCTTGATTATCCTTCTGCTTTACTGCATCAATCACTCTTCTAGCATCCATATTTATAACGATTTTTTGCATAACCTCTAGCCACAGTGAGTTTGAGGCCTTCAAGCAAACCCCATGCCTCCGCTGTAAACACACTGCACGTGCCAATAAACTTGGAGAAACCACAAATCCAATTGCCACTAATATCGCGAATAACTCCGCCACAACCAGCCAAGTTGAATTTACCACACGATCCGTCAACATTTATCTTAACAAAACCCGGTCCTGGAGGAATCCAACTGATATTCTCAGCAAGCTGCTACTTCTCTACTATGGTCTTCTACAAATACATGGCTTGATTGTACTGCTGCACTCTCTCATTTATGATGCTATCTGAATTGAGAGGCCTAACATGATTTACAACATGAATATCCTTGTTTCTCCATGTCCAATTCACTTGGCACCCTATCGCCCACTTGTTGCACCAACCAGGATAAGTACTAACACAATTCATGTTAACACTAATCTGATCCTACAAATTACCTGCATAAAAAACGTTAGAAAAATTGTTGGGAACAATTTTATCCCACATGCTTCTCACCACCGGGCAGTCACGAACCGCATGCAACGTTGTTTCACAAACGCTACCGCATAAATGGCAAGCAGCATCAGCAATACCACACAGGCTTTTACGGTAATTAGTCATCAGCCTGTCCTGATTTAGAAGCCATATAAAGACTTGCACTCTCTCTGGTACCTTCAAGCTCCAGATTTGCTTCCAAATTTTATCACTGACAGTAACATTATAATTCTGCAGCATCCTATACACATCACCGACTGCAAAATCCTCGGTCGAAGATCCACCAAACTGAATTCTATCGCTTGCTTCCATCTCCATCGGCGGTAGAGTCGCTTCAATAACATAACGTAAGTTCATCGGCATCCAGTCAAACATAATCTCCCAATTCCAATCACCTTCCTCATTGGTTAGATCATTAACCTTAGCATTCAGAAAATCAAAAGGAATAGCCACATCACTGTCAACAAttcttttatcaaaatcaatccaaCAATCCTTCCACGCATGAATATCTCTACCATTCCCAATATGCAAAACACATGTTTCCAACAGCTCCGGCATGCACTTCACAACCCCACGCCAAATGAAAGAATCAGTGCTACTACTACTCAGCCCCTCAGTAACCTTATCCGTTTGATATTGATTCCTCAAGACCTTGCACCAAAGATCATTCGCATTATTCATTAACTTCCAACTTAGCTTCATGACACACGCTTTATTTATAACCTCGAGATCTTGCAAGCCCGGGCCACCGTTATCTTTACTAAGAGTAACTATATCCCATTTCACAGCATGCATTTTCTTTTTAGCTTCCGAATCTCCCCAAACGAAATTGCGCTGAACTCGTTGGATATCCTTGACGCATGCTTTTGGCAAGATGTTAGTCATCATCGGATATATGGGGATTGCCTCTATAACACTCTTGGCTAATGTTATTCTACCCGCCACGGATAGATTATTAGCTTTCCAACTAGACAATTGAGCAGACACTTGCTCAATAAGATAGTCATAATCATTACGCTTGAGCTTTCTCCTACTCAACAGAACACCCAGATACTTGCCAAACTTCACAGTTTCACGATAACCAGACAGCTGCAACAACTTCACCCTCATGCTTCTCTTGACATTATCCGAAAAAAGAATGCTCGATTTCTCTTTACTCACCTCTTTCCCAGATATATTACAAAAAGTGTTAAGAGTTTTGATTACACACTTCATCTGTTTTTCATCAGCTTCGCCAAAAAGCAAAAGATCGTCAGCAAACATTAGGTGAGAAATATTCAATCCCTTCCTACCAAGCTGCACACCTCTCCATTGCTTATGGTGTACTTCCTGTTCTATAATATGAGATAGTTTGTCCATACATAACACAAAAAGATACGGCGACATCGGATCACCTTGACGAATACCACGCTGAGGCCGAAAGAACTTCCCTCAGTTTCCATTCCAATTGATGTTGGTCTCAACACTGGTAACACCATGCATAATGATGTTAGTCATATTATCAGGCAGTCCACTTTCCACAAGAACACGCCATATGAATTCCCAATTAATCTTGTCATAGGCTTTAGCAAGATCTATCTTTATTGCAAATTAACCTTTAGTACCTTTCTTTTTAGCCATACTATGAAGAGCTTCTGTAGCTATAATTATATTTTCGTGAATAGATCTTCCCAGAAAAAATCCGGTTTGGAAAGGGGAGACAAGATATTGCATATGCGGCATGAGTCTCTCAACAATCACCTTTGTGACAATCTTATATATGGTATTACAAAGCGAGATTGGACGAAATTGACTTACAGTCTGAGGTTGGTTCACCTTAGGAATCAAGCAAATATCAGTTTTATTCACATCACTTATTGCACTCGGGCTTCTCCAAACATATTGCACAAAGTCACAAACATTTCTTCCCACAGTATCCCAATCTTTTTGATAAAAGTCAGTTGGGAATCCATCAGGGCCAGAAGCCTTCCAAGGTTTCATTGCAAATAAAGCTCTTCTAACTTCATTTGTTGTAAGACTTTCATCCAAGTTACGTAAACTCTCGCACTAAGCTTCGGGAAGGATACATCTGTCTGAAACCACTGGCAGCATTTATTCGTGCTATCAAACATAGATTTAAAATACTGAGTAACCATCTTCTGCAATGTATCATTTTCATCCACCCATGTCCCATTTTTATCTTTGAGCATATGAATCTTGTTTCTTTTCCTCCTTGTACTAGCTTTCATGTGATAGTACCGCGTGTTCCGATCTCCATCCTTAAGCCAGTTGGTTTTGGCTCTTTGAAACCAAATTAACTCTTCTTGTTTCAAAATAGTGCTTAATTCTTTTTGTAAATGAGCTTCCAACCTTTTCATACCTCCATAGTTATAATGTTGTTGAAGTTTCCTTTGGATACCTTCTAGTCTTCTCATAACTACTGCCTTATTTCTTCTAACCTCATCAAAAGTTTCAAACTTCCATTCTTTAATTCCTTCTCTAGTGCTTCTGATATTCTGAAGAAAGTTGGCTTCATTATTCCAAATTTGCTTGATCATGACATGATAAGAATCCTTTATCAACCAAGCATTTTCAAATCTGAATGGTTTTTCTAATTTATTATTGATTGTCATGGTTGGGACAATGAGGATAGGATGATGATTCGAGAACTCAACAGGCGCTAGCACTTTGACATAAGCATCCAGAAATCTCCATCTCCAGCTATCGTTGCATAAGGCACGATCCAACTTTTCATAAATTTGTTGTCCTCCATGAAAAATTGGTCCACGCCACGTAAAGTTTGGGCCTCTAGCTTCAAGATCATCAATCTTACAATTCTGAAATCTATTGCGGAAAATGGTGCATCTGCTTTGAGAAGCTTGTAATCCACCTCTTTTTTCAGAACTACTAGCAATGTCATTGAAATCTCCTGCTACGAGCCACGGCTTTTGAATGCTAGCAGAAATTTCTTTCAACTTCTCCCACATGATCTTCTTTCTATTCTCCTGAGGATTAGCATAAACTACTGTAAAGTAAAATTCCTGCTCCTTGGTGACAATAATGTGGAGATGCATAAGCTGATCTTCTCTCGTACAACATTTAACCTCCAGCGAGCTTTTGTTCCACGCTGCCACAATACCACCTGAATAACCTCTATTATCCACCACCATAATCTCATCAAAACCTAACTTCGAAAAAGAATTCTTCAAAAGATTTGGATCACATCTGGTTTTTAGAATTACAATCATCGACGGATGATACAAGTCCACATACTGCTTGCAATATCTATAAAAAGATTTGCTAGTCGCGCCTCTATGGTTCCAAACCATAATCTTATTTGGTGTATTCATCATTGACATGATGCAAAAAGATATGGTAAGTGACCTTAAGCtcccaaaggaatctcttccacCACCTCCATTGTAAGTTCATTCTCACTTGCAATGAATGTATCCTCCTTTTCCTTCTCATTGACCTGAACCGAAGTTATCCCTTTTTCGTCTTCAAAAATTCGTTGCGCAGCTTCATGTATGTCAGGTGGATCCGACTTCTTGTATTGAAATCTATTATGGTCCTTGACTCTATGCACTTCCTTGTTCTCATCTGGATTATTCCCAGTATCGAACTATTGATCACAATCCTTTGTTTTCAAGCAAAGATCTTTCTTAATTTGCAATGTGTACAATTATGCTTTCTTCCCTATTTGTTTGTTCCATGTTGCTACCTTTCCAAACATATCTTGCATGCCCTTCTTGCTTATTCCACTAGTCTTCTCCTTTATTAAAATTCCACCACACGTCGCCAATCCAAATGCTTTACTGTTGTTTCTGCTCTCTTTTTTCCTGATtttgtttcttaaattttttCCCAACTGTCTCAACTGCTATTTTTCTGTTTTGGTCCTCATAGTCACCAACTTTGATTCCCATATTGAATAAGGAATCCACCAGCTCCTCATGCACTTTTGTCTGACCTGCTTTGTCAGCCTCCATAATATTTCCAAAAGTGGAATTATTCCTTACCAAATTCTTCTCTTTCTTGCTATTTCTTTCATTCACATAGTCCACAGATGTGGACCCAATCATCTCATGCCCATTCAAATTATAATCTTGTTCCATTAATTCCTTGATATCACTATTTAAGGAATTAAATCGAGAACCTCCTATTTTTGGTAAGCTCTCAATATTCATCGGATCACCGGAGGTTTCTTCACGCCGCCTAGCCACCCATTACTGgccttctcttttccttttcgcATTCGCCTAGTTTTTGTACAACCACCCAAGGCCCTTGGCTTTCACTTCCCAGTAACTTCTCTCCTTCTTGTCCCTTACTACTCGAGTCTTCATGTTGAATCCCAACCACCTGCTCAAGGTCACTACTGATGTGCATTGCTAGTTGATTTGTTACACCTTCTTGGCACCCTTCTTTATAGTGCCCAAATTTTCCACAGCTTGTGCAGAGTAAATGTAAGCCTTCATATTCCACTTTATATGATCAGTTGTTAATCATAAACATTGCAACAAGAGTCTTTGTTAGGTCAATTTCCACACAGATCCGAGCATATTTTCCACGAGTATGTAACACAGTATTTCTATCCACCTTCATTGTTTTCCCTATCTTGTTTCCAATATGGTACAATATACGGCAGTCATAATACTATATAGGCAATTCTGATATTCTCACCCATACCGCTACCAATTTAATCAAATCACTTTGCGGATGAAAATTAGGACTCCATGGTTTGACCGTTAAGTAGTGATCATAAATAAACCACGAATCATTTAGCATTTCTATTGCGCGATCTTGATCATGAGTGAAGGTAACGAGATAATAGCCATTACTGAGATCAATAATGTTTATTATCCCCTTTTTCACCCATATCTGCTTCAGCCTTGTCTCCATAGCCTTGTAACCAATTCTTCTTCCTAACAGTTTGACGATAACCCCTCTCTTCCATGGCTTGTGAATTCTTTTTTCTTCTGCTTTGGAAAGGATGAAAAGAGGACAATCAAAACCTCCCACTTTTGTTCCACAATTCGTATGGCTTCAGAATCAGTTTCTCCAGCCTCTTCTTCATCACTCTCCCACACATCACTCCCATCCTCAACTGTTTTATTATCGTCTCCTTCCACCCCCATAACCATGTCCTTATAAGAACGGTTATTATGGGATGTTCCTTCAGCCTCACTTCCCAATGCTGCAACGTTATCTCCTTTTCCCAACGCCCTCCCATCATCATTCTTCTGTTTCGCCTTTTTGGTGTTGCGTTCTTGTAAATCCACTTCCTCCACTGACCTCCCATGCAATGTAGTCTCA contains:
- the LOC131629650 gene encoding uncharacterized protein LOC131629650, whose amino-acid sequence is MNTPNKIMVWNHRGATSKSFYRYCKQYVDLYHPSMIVILKTRCDPNLLKNSFSKLGFDEIMVVDNRGYSGGIVAAWNKSSLEVKCCTREDQLMHLHIIVTKEQEFYFTVVYANPQENRKKIMWEKLKEISASIQKPWLVAGDFNDIASSSEKRGGLQASQSRCTIFRNRFQNCKIDDLEARGPNFTWRGPIFHGGQQIYEKLDRALCNDSWRWRFLDAYVKVLAPVEFSNHHPILIVPTMTINNKLEKPFRFENAWLIKDSYHVMIKQIWNNEANFLQNIRSTREGIKEWKFETFDEVRRNKAVVMRRLEGIQRKLQQHYNYGGMKRLEAHLQKELSTILKQEELIWFQRAKTNWLKDGDRNTRYYHMKASTRRKRNKIHMLKDKNGTWVDENDTLQKMVTQYFKSMFDSTNKCCQWFQTDVSFPKLSARVYVTWMKVLQQMKLEELYLQ